A region of Elusimicrobiota bacterium DNA encodes the following proteins:
- the trxB gene encoding thioredoxin-disulfide reductase has protein sequence MKTRNVIIIGSGPAGFTAALYASRADLQPLVLGGFLKGGQPGGQLMTTTEVENFPGFPEGIMGPELMNRMRQQVERFGAEVLDKDVESVDFSSHPFKITTDETEYTAKAVIIATGAAAKRLHTEAEAKFWNRGISACATCDGALPLFRNKPIVVIGGGDTAMEEALYLTRFGSQVILLHRREEFRSSRVMLDRAKANPKITFKVPYTLEDTHGEKTLEQLRIKNVKTGALETLSAAGLFLAIGHDPNTGLFKGQIHTDEVGYVKTDGHTRTNIPGVFAAGDCVDHVYRQAITAAGQGCMAAIQTERWLAEHE, from the coding sequence ATGAAAACGCGAAACGTCATCATCATCGGTTCCGGCCCCGCGGGGTTCACCGCGGCCCTCTACGCCTCCCGCGCCGACCTCCAACCGCTGGTTCTGGGGGGCTTCCTGAAAGGCGGCCAACCGGGCGGCCAGCTGATGACCACCACGGAGGTGGAAAACTTTCCAGGTTTCCCGGAAGGGATCATGGGCCCCGAACTCATGAACCGGATGCGCCAACAGGTGGAACGGTTCGGCGCCGAGGTGTTGGACAAAGACGTGGAGTCGGTGGACTTTTCCTCACACCCATTCAAAATAACGACGGACGAAACCGAATACACGGCGAAAGCCGTCATCATCGCCACGGGCGCGGCCGCCAAACGGCTGCACACCGAGGCCGAAGCCAAGTTCTGGAACCGCGGCATTTCCGCCTGCGCCACCTGCGACGGCGCGCTTCCCCTCTTCCGAAACAAACCCATCGTCGTCATCGGCGGCGGCGACACCGCCATGGAGGAAGCTCTCTACCTGACCCGATTCGGGTCCCAGGTCATCCTGCTCCACCGGCGAGAAGAGTTCCGCTCCTCCCGCGTCATGCTGGACCGAGCCAAGGCCAACCCTAAAATCACCTTCAAGGTCCCCTACACGCTGGAAGACACCCACGGGGAGAAAACCCTCGAGCAGTTGAGGATCAAGAACGTCAAGACCGGCGCCCTGGAAACCCTCTCCGCCGCGGGCCTTTTCCTCGCCATCGGCCACGACCCCAACACCGGCCTGTTTAAAGGTCAAATCCATACCGACGAGGTCGGTTACGTCAAAACCGACGGCCACACCCGCACCAACATCCCGGGGGTCTTCGCCGCCGGCGATTGCGTGGACCACGTCTACCGCCAAGCCATCACCGCCGCGGGCCAGGGGTGCATGGCCGCCATCCAAACCGAACGCTGGCTCGCCGAACACGAATAG
- a CDS encoding CBS domain-containing protein produces the protein MKRDIPSVRRRDNAFQDALLKEPVSELLTGLDLLVCSPDDTVEKIVKIFQKEKKGCVLVYQNKKMVGILSNRDLALRVAGLHPDLSKVKVEDVMTRDPSFVRPEDPIAFAVNKMAIGGHRHVPVLRADGTPVSILLIRDVLRYLSASKKSY, from the coding sequence ATGAAGCGGGACATCCCCTCCGTCCGCCGGCGGGACAACGCTTTCCAAGACGCCCTTCTGAAGGAACCGGTCTCGGAACTTCTGACGGGTTTGGACCTCCTGGTCTGCAGTCCCGACGACACGGTGGAGAAAATCGTCAAAATCTTTCAAAAAGAGAAGAAGGGGTGCGTCCTGGTCTACCAAAACAAGAAAATGGTGGGCATCCTCTCCAACCGGGACCTGGCCCTGCGAGTCGCCGGCCTCCACCCGGACCTGTCCAAAGTGAAGGTCGAGGACGTCATGACCCGGGACCCCAGCTTCGTGCGCCCGGAAGACCCCATCGCTTTCGCGGTCAACAAAATGGCCATCGGCGGGCACCGCCACGTCCCCGTGCTTCGGGCCGACGGAACCCCTGTGAGCATCCTTCTCATCCGAGACGTCCTCCGATACCTGTCCGCCTCAAAGAAGAGCTACTGA
- a CDS encoding 2-oxoacid:ferredoxin oxidoreductase subunit beta, with product MEIHLPLSASRPKFTKNDFVSGAEVRWCPGCGDYSILGAVQQTLAKFDVPRENYVFISGIGCSSRFPYYMNTYGFHTIHGRAPTIATGLRCVNKDLSIWVITGDGDGLSIGGNHILHAMRRNLNFNVLLVNNQIYGLTKGQYSPTSPTGKVTKSSPYGSIEHPINPLCIAIASEATFIARTLDSDPRHMSAMFERAMRHKGVSFIEIYQNCIIFNDKTHAPVTGRDTREDRMVYLENGKPLIFGRADKKRSIRLNGLYPEIVDYDPTNPRDLLIHDEADPRPNHAYLLTQLVYPDFPVPFGVFRCVEKPTYDDLMNEQIQAVIKKKGRGNLTSLLYDEDTWTVQ from the coding sequence ATGGAAATCCATCTTCCGCTGTCCGCCTCTCGTCCAAAATTCACCAAGAATGATTTCGTCTCGGGCGCGGAGGTCCGCTGGTGCCCGGGGTGCGGAGATTACTCCATTCTGGGGGCCGTCCAGCAAACCCTCGCCAAGTTCGACGTCCCTCGGGAGAACTATGTGTTCATCTCGGGGATCGGCTGTTCTTCCCGGTTCCCCTATTACATGAACACCTATGGCTTCCACACCATCCATGGCCGGGCCCCCACCATCGCCACGGGACTCCGTTGCGTCAACAAAGATCTGTCCATCTGGGTGATCACCGGCGACGGGGACGGCCTCTCCATCGGCGGCAACCACATCCTCCACGCCATGCGCCGGAACCTGAACTTCAACGTTCTCTTGGTCAACAACCAAATCTACGGACTGACCAAAGGGCAGTATTCCCCCACCTCGCCCACGGGGAAAGTGACGAAGTCTTCCCCCTACGGGTCCATTGAGCACCCCATCAACCCGCTCTGCATCGCCATCGCCTCGGAAGCCACCTTCATCGCCCGCACCCTGGACTCCGACCCCCGCCACATGAGCGCCATGTTCGAACGCGCCATGCGGCACAAAGGCGTCTCCTTCATCGAAATTTACCAAAACTGCATCATTTTCAACGACAAAACCCACGCGCCCGTGACGGGGCGGGACACCCGGGAAGACCGCATGGTCTACCTGGAAAACGGCAAACCCCTGATTTTCGGGCGGGCCGACAAAAAGCGGTCCATCCGGCTGAACGGCCTTTACCCCGAGATCGTGGATTACGACCCCACCAACCCCCGGGACCTCCTGATCCATGACGAAGCCGACCCGCGGCCCAACCACGCTTACCTCCTCACTCAGCTGGTGTATCCGGATTTTCCCGTGCCCTTCGGTGTGTTCCGGTGTGTGGAAAAACCGACGTATGACGACCTGATGAACGAGCAGATTCAGGCCGTGATCAAAAAGAAAGGGCGGGGGAACCTCACCTCGCTTCTCTACGACGAAGACACCTGGACGGTCCAATGA